Below is a window of Senegalia massiliensis DNA.
ATACTATCATAAATATAACTACCTATATTATAAGAAGAAATTAATAATATTATTAATGAAATTACTATTATAACTTTTCTTATCATTTTATCACCTTTTTTCTATACATCTTTAGTCTATTATATCATTGTTTATAGTTTTTATAAAATCCTTTCAAACCACATAAATAGCATAAATTCTCTATTACTATAAATAAAATTATAAACAAACCAAGGTATCCAAATAATGGATATAGTGTGGATATTAAATTGGAAAAACCTATATATGATAATGGAAAAGATAATAATGGTAATATAAAAGCTAAGATATTTTTCTTTATATTAGTTTCTTTATTTATTCTTGTTATTAAGCTAAATCCACTTCCTATTGCTGTAGTAAACATAGCAGATAATATTATAAATGCATAAATATATAAAAACAAACTATTTATATTAGACGCTATAATTAACATAGGAACTTCAACCCCTAATATATCAGTATATTTGATTAATATAGGTATTAATATAAATAAGGCCATTAACCCTAATATGCTTCCACCAAATAACCCTACCTTAATTATTTGCTTTTTAGTCTTTAATAATGATTCTATTGTAACAAGTATTACAATGGAAGATAAACTATTATAACTTACATATAATATAGCTGAAGTTACCCAATTACCATTTTTAGTTATATTAATACCATCATTATTGCTAAAGTTTAATCCATTATTATTTATTATTAAAAATCCTATGACTACTATTCCAACAATTAAAATAGG
It encodes the following:
- a CDS encoding YkvI family membrane protein, translating into MDRNSMKAGFIYIGTIIGAGFASGKEISYFFGIYGTKGIYGVLITSILFSIIPMIILYRIKQDKIKSYDDLLQKILGRRFGDIVDKILSLYLFISYSIMISGGATIIKERLHINFIYGIIIMSFLTLIVFLFSMKGLSYANSILIPILIVGIVVIGFLIINNNGLNFSNNDGINITKNGNWVTSAILYVSYNSLSSIVILVTIESLLKTKKQIIKVGLFGGSILGLMALFILIPILIKYTDILGVEVPMLIIASNINSLFLYIYAFIILSAMFTTAIGSGFSLITRINKETNIKKNILAFILPLLSFPLSYIGFSNLISTLYPLFGYLGLFIILFIVIENLCYLCGLKGFYKNYKQ